Part of the Mycolicibacterium thermoresistibile genome, TGACCATCGTGCTGGACATGCTCAAGCGCTACCACGACGGGGTGGAACAGGTGCTGGTCATCCTGCCGCAGGGCGCCGCCGTCGCGCAGACCGTCGCCGCACCGTTCCCGGGGCAGGCGCTGCTGCATTTCAATCTCGCGGTCAACCAGCCGCCGCCATGCTTCAGCGGTTTCGTGCCGGCCTCGCAGTGGCGGTCGCCCGCCGACACCACCCGGGCTCCGCTTCCGGACCGGTTGTCGTACTGCAAGATCCCCAAGGACGCCGACAACGTGGTGCGGGGCGCGCGCAACTATCCGTGCGCGGACGTGCCCGGCAAGCGGGCCGCGACGCCGCAGGAGTGTCGCAGCGACGAACCGTATGTGCCGGCCGGCACCAACCCGTGGTACGGCGAACCCGGTCAGATCCGCACCTGTCCGGCGCCGGGCGCGCGCTGCGACCAACCCGTCGAGCCGGGCCGGGTCATCCCCGCACCCACGGTGAACACCGGCGAGCATCCGCTCCCGGCCGATCGGCTCCCCCCACCGCCGCTGCCCCGCAGCGACCCGCTCACCCCGCCCGGGCAGGGCACCGTGCGCTGCGACGGCCGGCAACCCAACCCGTGCGTCTACACGCCGGCGCACGCCACCTTCCACCCGGCCCGCGGTGAGGTCATCGGCCCCGACGGGGTGCGCTACCGGCTCGAGGATTCCAGCGGCGACACCGGGGACGCCTGGAAGTCCATGCTCGCCCCACGGTGATTTCGGCGTGCATACGGTCGCTCAGCGATCGTGCGCACGCCGAAATCGCGACGACGCGTCAGGAAATGCGGGCCCGCAAGACCCGTTCCACGATCATCTCGGTGTAGGCCGCGATGACGTCGGGCAGCGAGTGACCGCGGTCGGGGTGGAACCATCCGCTGACCCCGTTGAGCGCATCGAGGATCAGCAGGGCCGCCAGCTTCGGATCCGGCACGTCGAATTCACCCGAGCGCACCCCGGCGACGATCACATCGCGGACCCGGCGCTGGTAGTAGCGACGCAGATCGTCGATGATCGCGCGGTGCTCGGGGGTCAGCGAGTTGATGTCGTGCAGCGCCACCAGGTGTTCGACCCGGCGCCGGATCAGGTGTTCCAGATGAGCGCGGATGAGCGCGGACAGCCGCTCCGCCGGTGTCCCGGCGGCATCGAGCAGCGGCAGATTGAGCTCATTGGGCTCCTTGGTCACGGTGAGACAGATCGCGTAGAGGATCTCCTCCTTCGACCCGAAGTGGTGGTAGAGGCTCGCGCCCCGTATCCCGACCGCCTCCGCCACATCGCGCATGCCGACGTTCGCATAACCCTCGCGGGCGAAGAATTCGGCTGCCGCGCTGACGATCTCCTCCGGGCGGATGCGCGGCCGGCGCCGCGGGGTGTCCCGCCCGATCGGCTCCGCGCCGGACCCCGCGCCGGACCCCGCGCCGGACCCCGCGCGGGACGATGACGTGGCGTTGTCGGGCGACTGGCTCAACTGCTCTTCGCTTTCTACCCACGGTGGTGCGCGGCGGGCTCTCCGGCCCACCGCAGCGCGCTGCGTTCCATAACCTACCGCAGCCCGCTGCACAACCGTCCGAACCGCGCGAGACCCCGCGACGGCCCGAGGGCCCGCTCGCCGGACGTCACGCCGGGGCCATCGTGCGGAGCACCCGCTTGAGGATCTTGCCCTGCGCGTCGGTCGGCAACTCGTCGACGATGTGGACGGCCTTGGGAACCTTGTACGGGGCAAGGTGTTCGCGGCAGTGCGCGACGATGTGTTCGGCCGACGTGTCACTGCCGTCCCGCAGGACGACGAACGCGGTGACGGCCTCCGACCAGTAGCTGTCCGGGACCCCGACGACGGCTGCCCGCAGGACGTCGGGATGACGATGGACGACTCGTTCCACCTCCTGAGAGGCGATGTTGATACCGCCGCTCTTGATCATGTCCTTGACCCGGTCACAGAAGAACAGGTTGCCGTCGGCGTCGATGCGGACGATGTCGCCGGTGCGCAGCCAGCCGCCGCGGAGCACCTGCGCCGTGCGTTCGGGATCGTCGAGATAACCCAACATGACCGACGGGGACCGGCAGATCAACTCGCCGGTCCCGACGTCGTTGTCGTCCTCGTCGACGACCCGGATCTCCAGATGGGTGACGGGTTTTCCGATCCAGGTCGGATCCCCGCCGGGGATGTCGTCGAGGCTTCGGAAGAACCCGACGGTGCCGAGTTGGGAGAGTTCGGTCTGCCCCCAGTAGGTGCCCCACATCACCTCCGGTGCGGCGGCCGCCCAGGCCTCGATGACGTGCGGGGGCACCTGCCCGCCGTAGGTCATACAGCGGCGGACCTGCCCGACGGTGTGGGCGCCGAAATCCGGATGCTGCGACAGCGCGGCGTAGAACGTGGGCGTCTGCGCGATCACCGTGATCTGCTCACGCGCAATGAGTTCCAGCGCCGTACCGGCCTCGATCAGGGCCGGCAGCACCAGGGTGGCGCCCATCAGGGTGAGACTGGTCATCGAACCGATCCCGGCGATCGTGTGGAACGGCATCACGAACAGCCAGGTGTCCTCCGGGTTCGTGCCCAGTCCCCAGCCCCAGGCCGGGGCCGTCGACGCCAGGTAGTTCCGGTGCGGTATCAGCACCCCTTTGGGCGTGGCCTCGGTGCCGGAGGTGTACACCACCAGAGCGACATCGTTCTCGTCGACGTCGGCGACGGGTTCAGCGGTCGGCTGGTCGTTCAGCCGCGCGTCGAGTTCGTCGCCGTAGGTCAACCGGCGCATGCCTTCCGGCAGCACCTCGTCGACCAGCGGCGCGAACTCGGCGTCGGTCAACACCACGGCGGGGCGGCTGTGGGTGAGTTGATAACCGATGTCCGACCCGCGGTACATGACGTTGACACCACCGAACGCGGCGCCGATCTTCAGCGCCCCGTAGTAGGCGGCGACGACATCGACATGATTGCGGGCCATGGAGGACACCCGGTCGCCACGCCCGACGCCCAGTTCGGTGAACAGCGCCGCGAACCGGTTGGCCCGCTCGTTGAGCTCGCCGTAACTGGTCGTCGTGCGGGTGCCGTCGACCCCGTAGGAGATGAAGGCGAGTTTGTGGGGTTGCGTCCTCGCGTGGCGTCGCAGCTGGTCACCGATGGTGGCTCGACCCAGTGCGGTGCGGTGGTGTGGGGCGAGATCAGGCATGGCAGTCTCCTCGGGCGCGGCGGATCCCGACCGGTGTGTCACACCGTCGTCGGCGCGAAGAACGGCTGATCGTAGGTCTCGGCGGCGACGACGTCCTCGACCGGGAGCCGAGTCAGTTTCGCCGGGAACGGATCCCGCGGGTATCCGATCGCGATGTGTGCCGCGGTGGCGACGCCCTCCGGGATGGCCAGCAACTCGCGAACCTCGGGTTCGACCTGGCACAACAGCGTGGTCAGTGCCGACCCCACCCCGAGATTGCGCAGGGCCAGGCAGAAGTTCTGAACGGTCGGATACACCGACGCGCCGCCCACGATCGACAGCCGGCCCAGGTCGGTGTCGGTGGGATGCAGACCGTCGAGTTCGGCGCACGCGACGACGATCGCGGGAGCCTCGGCGAGATGTTCGGCGAAGTAGTCGGCGTCCCGCACGGTCTTCGGCAGCGCGCCCACATTGACCGTGCCGTCGGCGATGCCGGACAGATAGTTCTTCCACAGCGGAAGGTAGAGGTCCTGCAGGGCCGCCTTGCGCGCCGGGTCGCGCACCACGATCCACCGGACCGGTTGGCGGTTACCGCCCTGTGGCGCGAACCGGGCGTGATCGAAGGCCTGGTAGAGAACCTCATCAGGAACGGGATCCGGACGGAAGTACCGACACGTACCCGTGGTCCGCATGGCCTCGACGAGTTCCACCTCATGCCCCTTTCACGACCTATCGACGGTTAGGCGATGTGGGCGATTGTGATGTGACTGCCCCCACATGTCAAGCAGAGCTCGTCGTGCGACACCCCTTTTGAGGTCGGGAGCTTGGTATTCGACGCCGGGTGGGTGGGGCTTGCTGGCGGCTGCCGGGCTGCAATAAACTAACCGCAGTTAGGTTGCTGTGTGAGGAGGCTGGTGTGCAGGAGATTCGCCGGGCGGTTCCCGCCGGAGGCGCCGCCGAGCTGTCCGCCGATATCGAGCACGCGAATCTACCCTCCCTCGTCCCGGTGCTCTACCAGCTCACCGGCGATCGGAAATGGCTCGGCGCACGGTATCGCCCCACGCGCAGCAGGGGTATGGACGACAACGACTCCGGCGGGTTCCCGCCGGAGGTCGCCGCGGAGATCAAGCAGGCGGCGGTGGCGGCGGTGCTCGACTGGGAAGCCGGCGCGAAACCGGCTGTTCCGGCGCCCACCGGAGATGTCCTTCTGGAGCTGCTCGAACTGGCCAACGGTGAACACGTGCCACCCGAGTACGTCGAGTTCGCCGCGGAGGACCTGGGTTTCATCGAGCGGCCAGCACCCCGAGCGGCGTCGCCGGATATCGATGTGATCGTCATCGGCGCCGGGATCTCCGGCATGTTGGCGGTGATCCAGTTGCGCCAGGCCGGTTTCGAACGGATCGTGGTGCTGGAGAAGAACGACGACGTCGGGGGATGCTGGCTGGAGAACAGATATCCCGGGGCCGGTGTCGACACCCCCAGCTACCTGTACTCCTACTCGTTCACGCAACGGGACTGGGCAACGCATTTCGCCAAGCGCGACGAGGTCGAGAACTACCTGCGTCGGGTCGCCGACGAATACCGGGTGCGGGATGCGATCAGGTTCAACACCGAGGTGGTCAGTGCGGAGTTCGATCCGCGTTCGGCACGGTGGACGGTCCGCACCGACCGCGGCGACGAGTTGTCCGCTCGGATCCTCATCTCGGCGACGGGTGTGCTCAACCGGCCGAAGATCCCGTCGATACCGGGTCGGGAGTCGTTCGAGGGGCCGGCGTTCCACACCGCCGAGTGGCCGGACGGGCTGGATCTGTCGGGCAAGCGGGTCGCGGTGATCGGCACCGGGGCCAGCGCCATGCAGGTGGTGCCCGCGATCGCCGGGGAAGTCGAATCGCTGTGGGTGTTTCAGCGTTCGCCGCAATGGATCGCCCCCAACAACGTCTATTTCAGTGCCATCGACCCGGCGGTGCACCGCCTCATGGCGCGGGTGCCGTTCTATGCGCGGTGGTATCGGGCCCGGCTGGCGTGGAATTTCAACGACAGGGTGCACCCCAGCCTGCAGATCGACCCTGACTGGCCGCATTTCGACAGGTCCATCAACGCCGCGAACGACGGTCACCGCCGAGTCTTCACCCGCTATATCGAGGAGCAACTGAGTGACCGGCCCGATCTGATCGAGAAGGTGCTGCCCGACTATCCGCCGTTCGGCAAGCGGATGCTCCTCGACAACGGTTGGTACGCCGCGCTCCGGCGCCCGAACGTGCACCTGGTGACCGAGGCGGTCACCCGGATCGGTCCGTCGTCGGTGTACGGCGCCGGCGGCACCGAGGCCGAGGTGGATGTGGTGGTGTTCGCCACCGGATTTCACACCCACCGGTATCTCTACCCGATGCGGATCGCCGGACGGTCCGGACGGACGTTGGCGGACACCTGGGGTCCCGAGAACGCGCACGCCTATCTGGGAATCACCGTGCCCGACTTCCCCAACCTGTTCATTCTGTGTGGGCCCGGAACCGCGCTGGGGCACGGTGGCAGCTTCATCACCGTCGCCGAATGTCAGGTGAGGTATGTCGTCGATCTGCTGGTGACGATGGCCGAACGGGGCCTCAGGACCGTCGAGGTCCGTCCCGAGGTCGAGGCGGACTACACCCGTCGCCACGACGACGCGCACGCCAAGATGCTGTGGTCGCATCCCGGGATGACGAACTGGTACCGCAACGAGCAGGGGCGGGTCGTCGCCACCATGCCGTGGCGGATCGTGGACTACTGGCGGATGACCCGGTGCGCCGCCCTCGAGGACTACCGGTGCGAGCGCGATGACGCGGCCGTCGCGGTCGACGCGTGAGCTCGTTCACCGAGGGTCTTTCATCTATCCGTAGTTAGGCACGGTAACCAATTCCGGCTGCGGTGTCCGATGGATCCGATGCCTGTAATTCGCCTGTGTATGAACATTTTTCGGCAAATCTCTTGACATGTGCGCCGGATCACATGCACTATCCGAACCAGAACCTAACAGTGGGTAGTTTGAAGTCGCCTACATCAGGTCCCTTCCGTCGACAGTCGGCCGATGCCAGGAGGTCCCCATGATCAAGACCATCGAGATCGGCGCGGTGACGGTCACCCGGGTGATGGAGTGGGAGGGACTCTTCGCCCCCGGCACCGAACTCATCCCGGACAGCGACGACCGGTTCTGGGAAAGCGAGCGCGCGCTCCTCGCGCCGGACCACTGGGAGCCGGCCGACAGGATGGTGCGGGCCTGTCTGCAGACGTTCGTGTTGCAGAGCGAGGGCCGCACGATCCTGGTGGACACTGGAGCCGGGAATCACAAAGAACGGCCGTACCTTCCGGTGTTCGGGCACCTGGAGACGGATTTCCTCGACCGGCTGGCGGCCGCCGGCTTCCGGCCCGAGGACATCGACCTGGTGATCAACACCCACGTCCACGTCGACCATGTCGGCTGGAACACCTATCTGCACGACAGGGAGTGGGTCCCCACCTTCCCGAACGCCCGGTATGTGTTCAGCAGACGTGATTTCGACTTCTGGAATCCGCTCAACGGCCACGAGCGTCGCGGTGCGCTGGTGAACCAGAACATGTTCGAGGACAGTGTGCTGCCCGTGCAGCAGGCCGGTCTGGCGGACATGTGGGAAGGCGACACCCACCGGATCGATGCGAATCTGACGCTCGAACTCGCACCCGGCCACACACCCGGGCTGTCGGTGCTCAAGTTGGAGTCCGAGGGGGAGCGGGCGGTGTTCGTCGGCGACCTGCTGCACAGCCCGGTGCAGATCCTGCGTCCCGATTGGAACAGCTGCTTCTGCGAGGATCCCGGCCGCGCACGGGCCTCTCGGCGCCGCGTCCTGTCCTGGGCGGCGGACAACAACGCGCTGCTGGTACCCGCGCATCTCGGCGGCGACCACGCGGCGGAGGTTGTCCGTGCCGGAGACGATTTCGCCGTCAAGGGCTGGGCCGCGTTCCGCAGCGCCGGCGCCGTCTGAGTGAAGGGCTTTCGCCAGTGTCCGCCGATGTCCGCCAATGTCCGCCGTGAGGCACAACGAAGTCGCCGTGATGAGGAGCTGACGTGACCGTCCTGTTCGATCCGCTCGACGAAGAGCAGTTGGCCGATCCGATCCCCACCTACCGGGCGCTGCGGGAGCAGGATCCCGTTCAGCGCATACCGGTCGGCGGGGGAACCTGGGTGGTGTCCCGGTACGAGGACGTCCGGCGGCTGCTGCGGACCACCGCCGGGCTGATGCAGCCCCCGGGCGCCACCGTGCCGGTGGAACTCGCCGGCGGGCCGGCCGAACGCATCTACCGGGGTCTGATGGTGCTCAACGACCCTCCGGTGCACACCCGGTTGCGAAAGCTCACCGAGAAGGCGATGACACGCGGTGCCGTGGAGAAACTGCGTGCCGACGTGGAGCGGGTCGCCTCCGAGGCCCTCGACGCCATGCTCGAACAGGGCGAGGCGGACGCGATGACCGAACTGGCCTTCACCGTGCCGTTGCGGGTCATCTGCGGGATGCTCGGCATCCCGGAGGCCGACCGGGCCCAGATGCTGGACTGGACACCGGATTTCTTCCGGATCTTCCTGCCGCAGGCCAACGACGCCGACGGGATCGCGGCCTGCCACCGCGCCTGCCAGAACTTCATCGACTATCTCTCCGAACAGATCGAGTACCGTCGCCGCACGCCGGCGGACGACATCTTCTCGGCGCTGGTCAGTGCCGAGGACGAGGGCGATCGGCTCAGCCGCGACGAGCTCGTCGCGACGGTGCTGTCCCTGCTGACCGGTGGTTTCGACACCACGATGGGAATGATCGGGGCCGGCGTGTTCGGATTGGCCAGGCAGCCCGAACAACTCGCTGCGCTGCGGGAGGATCCGGCGGGCCTGGCGCGGACGGCGGTCGAGGAGTTCATCCGGTGGGAGTCGCCGGTGGCGGTGACCTATCGCCATTTCGTCGAGGACGTCACCATCGCCGACACGACCATCCCGGCGGGGGAGCCGATCTGGCTGCTGCTGTTGTCGGCGAATCGCGATGACACCCGGTTCCACGACCCGGACGGCTTCGACGTCCGGCGAAAGCCCAACCAGCACGTCGCATTCGGGGGCGGCCGGCACCACTGCATCGGCAGTCATCTGGCGCGACTCGAAGGCGAAGTGGTGTTCGCCGAGATCGCACGCCGGATCGAGACGATCGAGATCACCGGCGACTCACCGCGTCGCCCGAACTTCCAGTTCCGGTCCTTCACCACCCTGCCGGTCAAGATGACCGGCCGTTCCCGGTAGACCCATCACCAGATCATGAAAGGATTTTCGTGACCACTTCTGCGCAGAGCCCGGCTCATGACGTGCTCGACGAGCACCCGTTCGCGCTCGGCCTGTTCGGGCTGAATGTGTCCGGCGGTATCACCATGACCAGCGCGCCGGGAGCTTTCGAGCTCAGCTGGGAGTCCACTTCACGAGTGGCCCGGCAGGCCGACCGGCTGGGCCTGGACCTGTTGGTGCCGGTCGCCCGCTGGCGCGGTTACGGCGGTCGGCTCAACCCCAACGGTGTGACGTACGAAACGTTCACCTGGGCCGCCGGCGTGGCCGCGGTCACCGAGCGGATCGTGGTGGCGGCGACCGCGCACGCACCGGCGGTGCATCCGGTGGTGGTCGCCAAGCAGGCCGCCACGATCGCCGCCATCTCCGGCGGCCGGTTCGCGCTCAACGCGGTCATGGGCTGGTTCACACCCGAACTGGACATGTTCGGCATCGCCACCAAGGAGCATGCCGACCGCTACCGGTTCGGCGACGAATGGATGGGCATCATCGACCGGTTGTGGTCGTCGACCGAGCCGTTCGATCACGACGGTGCGTCGTTCCAGCTCAGACAGGCCGTATCCGAGCCGCGTCCGGCGCAGCGGCCGCTGGTGCTCAACGCCGGCGCCAGCCCGGCCGGCGTCGAGTTCACCGCCCGGCACGCCGACATCAACTTCGCCACCCTGCTCGACGCCGAACAGGGCCGCGCGCTGGCCGACAACATCACCTCGGTCGCCGAAGCCAACGGCCGGAAGGTCCGCGTGATGACCTACGGGACCGTCGTCCTCGGCGACACCGAGGCGGACGCCCGCCGCCGCTATGAGGAGATCCTGAGCGCCGGCGACTCCGAAGCCGCCCGCAATTTCATGCACTACCTCGGTCTGAACAGCTCCTCGTTCGAAGCGCACATCGCGGCGGCCCTCGAGGAGCACTTCATCACCAGCGGTGGCGGGCTGCCGCTGGTCGGATCCGCCGAGCAGGTCGCCGACCGGCTCACCGAGCTGTACGAGGCCGGCATCACCGGCTTCCTGATGGGCGGGGTGCCATACGACGGCATGCTGGAACGGTTCGGCGCCGAGGTGCTTCCGCTGCTCAGGGAACGCGGCCTGCGGATGTGATCTGCGATTTCGGCGTGCGTACGGTCGCTGAGCGATCGTGCGCACGCCGAAATCGCGGTAAGAGGTACGGTCGTCGGCGTGAATTTGGCTTACGACGATCGTGGCCGGGGCGATCCGGTGCTGTTCATCGCCGGGCGCGGCGGCGCCGGACGGACCTGGCATCTGCATCAAGTACCCGAGTTCATACGGGCCGGCTACCGCTGCATCACCTTCGACAACAGGGGTGTGGGCGCCACCGAGAACGCCGACGGATTCACCACCGAGACGATGGTCGCCGACACCGCGGCGCTGATCGAGAAGATCGGCGCCGGGCCGGTGCGCGTCGTCGGGGTGTCGATGGGCTCGTTCATCGCGCAGGAACTGATGCTGGCCCGCCCCGATCTGGTCACCGACGGGGTGCTGATGGCCACCCGCGGCCGCGAGGACCACACCCGTCAGTTCTTCCGGCAGGCCGAGCGTGAACTGCAGGCCTCCGGGATCGAGCTGCCGCCCGCCTACGACGCGAAAATCCGTCTGCTGGAGAACTTCTCCCGCAAGACGCTCAACGACGAGCGGACCGTGCGGGACTGGATCGACATGTTCACGATGTGGCCCACCAGACACACCCCCGGGCTGCGCGCGCAGATGGACGTCTCCCCGCAGGGCAACCGGCTGCCGGCCTACCGCAACATCACCGCGCGGGTGCTGGTGATCGGGTTCAGCGACGACGTGCTGCTGCCGCCGCATCTGGGCCGGGAGGTGGCCGACGCCATCCCGAACGCCCGCTACCTGGAGATCCCCGACACCGGGCACCTCGGGTTCATCGAACAGCCGCAGGCGGTCAACGAGGCGATCCTGAAATTCTTCGCCGATAGGCTGTAATGGTGAATCCTTCGACCGCGCAGGCCAGGGTGGTCGTCGACGAACTGATCCGCGGCGGTGTCCGCGACGTCGTGCTGTGCCCGGGGTCACGCAACGCGCCGCTGGCGTTCGCGCTGCAGGACGCGGACCGGGCCGGGCGGCTGCGGCTGCATGTGCGGATCGACGAACGCACGGCCGGCTTCCTGGCGATCGGCCTGGCGGTGGCCGAGGGCGCCCCGGTGTGTGTGGCGATGACGTCGGGCACCGCGGTGGCCAATCTGGGACCCGCGGTGGTGGAGGCCAACTATGCGCGGGTGCCGCTGATCGTGTTGAGCGCCAACCGGCCCTATGAACTGCTCGGCACCGGCGCCAACCAGACCTTCGAACAGCTCGGCTACTTCGGCACCCAGGTGCGGGCCACCATCAGCCTCGGGCTGGCGCCGGAGACGATCGGCGACATGTCGACGCTGAACGCCCAGTGGCGCTCGGCGACGTGCCGGGTGCTGGCCGCGGCCACCGGAGCCCGCACCGCCAACGCCGGGCCGGTGCAGTTCGACATCCCGCTGCGGGAGCCGCTGGTGCCGGATCCGCACACCACCTCCGAGGGCCCGCCTCCCGGGCGGCCGGGCGGCAGACCGTGGACCCACACCCCGCCGGTGAGCTTCGACCAGCCGCTGGACATCGATCTGAGCCTGGACACCGTGGTGATCGCCGGGCACGGCGCCGGCCACCATTCCAACCTGTCGGCACTGCCGACCGTCGCCGAGCCGACCGCCCCGGCCCCGGAGAACCCGCTGCATCCGCTGGCCCTGCCGCTGCTGCGCCCGCAGCAGGTGATCATGCTGGGCCGGCCCACCCTGCACCGGCCCGTCTCGGCACTGCTGGCCGACCCGTCGGTGCCGGTGTACGCGCTCACCACCGGTCCGCGGTGGCCGGACGTGTCGGGCAACTCGCAGGCCACCGGCACCCGGGCGGTGGTCACCGGGGAGCCCCAGCCGGCCTGGTTGCGGCGCTGCGCGGAGGTGCACCGGCATGCGATGTCGGCGGTGCGGGAGCAACTCGCCGCGCATCCGCTGACCACCGGGCTGCACGTGGCCGCGGCCGTGGTCGACGCGTTGCGCGACGGCGACCAGCTGGTGCTGGGTGCGTCCAACCCGGTGCGCGACGCCGCCCTGGTCGGGCTGAACGCCCGCAACGTCGCCGTGCGGTCCAACCGCGGGGTGGCCGGCATCGACGGCACGGTGTCGACGGCGATCGGGGCCGCGCTGGCCCACCAGGGCCGCACCATCGCGCTGATCGGGGATCTGACGTTCGTCCACGACAGCTCGGGGTTGCTGATCGGGCCGACCGAACCGGTGCCGCACAACCTGACGATCGTGGTGTCCAACGACAACGGCGGCGGCATCTTCGAACTGCTCGAGCAGGGCGATCCGCGGTTCGCCGACGTGTCGTCGCGCATCTTCGGCACCCCGCACGACGTGGACGTCGGCGCGTTGTGCCGCGCCTATCACGTGGAATCGCGTCAGCTCGAGCTGCCCGAGCTCAGCGCCGCGCTGAACGAACCGTTCGAGGGGATGCGGGTGCTGGAGGTGAAAGCCGACCGGTCCTCGCTGCGGGCGCTGCACGCCTCGATCAAGGCGGCGCTGTGACACGCGGCCCGAAGACCGACGGCGTGACCGGTGCCGCCGACCGGGCCCGCGCCGCGCTGGAGGTGCTCGGCGCGCGGGCCAGGGCGGTGTGGGCGGTGGTCATGCCGCATCTGTACGGCGAGCCGGGGGAGACCCGCAGCCAGCGCATCCTGCGCCGGGTGCGCATCGGCCTGGTCATCGCCGCGTGCGTGATCACGCTGCAGTCGGTGCTGCTGGTGGTGGGCGCCTGGCGCAACGACCGGCAGATCGAACGCAACATGGGGGTGGCAGAGGCGCTGGTGCTCGACGCGGGGCCGCGCCGGTCGACGATCGAGTTCGTCACCCCGGAGCGGGTCACCTACCGGCCCGAACTCGGGGTGCTGTACCCGTCCGAACTCGACACCGGCATGCGCATCTACGTCGAGTACGACGTCAACGATCCCGAGCTGGTGCGGGTTCAGGACCGCAACGCGCTGCTGGCGATCGTGCCGGCCGGGTCGATCGCGGTGCTGGGCTGGATCGTCGTCGGCGCGGCGCTGGTCGGGCTGGCGTTTCTGCAGCGCCGGCTGGAATCGCGTACGCCCACCCCCGCCGAGCCGGCGCGAACTCACACGAGCGGCTGAAACCCGCGATTTCCCGGCTGCTCGCGTCCACACCACCGGTCGGCAACCTGGTGGTCAGCTGCGGCTGAGACGCTGCGGGTGTGCGGGTCGCGATCGTCACCGAGTCATTCCTGCCCCATGTCAACGGGGTCACCAACTCGGTGCTGCGGGTGGTCGAACATCTGCGCGGCACCGGGCACGAGGTGCTGGTCATCGCGCCCGACACCCCACCCGGCCAACCCCCGGCCGAACGGGTTCACGACGGGGTGCGCATCCATCGGGTGCCGTCCCGGATGTTCCCGAAGATCACCTCGCTGCCGCTGGGGATACCGCGGCCCCGCATGATCGGTGTGCTGCGCGGCTTCGACCCCGACGTGGTGCACCTCGCCTCACCGGCGCTGCTGGGCTACGGCGGTCTGCTCGCCGCCCGCCGGCTCAGGGTGCCCACGGTCGCGGTGTTCCAGACCGACGTCGCCGGGTTCGCCGCCAGCTACGGCATGGGCGTGGCCGCGCGGGCGGCGTGGGCGTGGACCCGTCATCTGCACCGCCTCGCCGACCGCACCCTGGCCCCGTCCACCGCGGCCATGCGGGATCTGGCCCGCCACGGTGTTCCGCGGGTGCACCTCTGGGCGCGGGGGGTGGACGTCGGCGGTTTCGCACCGTCGGCGCGGGACGAGCAGCTGCGCCGGCGCTGGTCGCCCGACGGCAAGCCGATCGTCGGGTTCGTCGGCCGGCTGGCCCCGGAGAAGCATGTCGAGCGGCTGCGGGCGCTGGCCCCGCGCACCGACCTGCAGCTGGTGATCGTCGGCGACGGGGTGGACCGGCGCAAGCTCGAGAACCTCTTGCCGACAGCGGTTTTCACCGGTGCGCTGTACGGTGAGCAGCTCGCGGCCGCGTATGCGTCGATGGACGTCTTCGTGCATCCCGGCGAACACGAGACGTTCTGCCAGGCGGTGCAGGAGGCGCTGGCCTCCGGTCTGCCGGTGATCGCCCCCGACGCCGGCGGCCCCCGGGATCTGGTGGCGCCGTGCCGCACCGGGCTGTTGCTGCCGGTCGAGGAGTTCGAGACCCGGCTCGCCGGGGCGGTGGATCACCTGCTCGCCGAGCGGCCGCGGTACGCGGTCGCGGCCCGGCGC contains:
- a CDS encoding glycosyltransferase family 4 protein: MRVAIVTESFLPHVNGVTNSVLRVVEHLRGTGHEVLVIAPDTPPGQPPAERVHDGVRIHRVPSRMFPKITSLPLGIPRPRMIGVLRGFDPDVVHLASPALLGYGGLLAARRLRVPTVAVFQTDVAGFAASYGMGVAARAAWAWTRHLHRLADRTLAPSTAAMRDLARHGVPRVHLWARGVDVGGFAPSARDEQLRRRWSPDGKPIVGFVGRLAPEKHVERLRALAPRTDLQLVIVGDGVDRRKLENLLPTAVFTGALYGEQLAAAYASMDVFVHPGEHETFCQAVQEALASGLPVIAPDAGGPRDLVAPCRTGLLLPVEEFETRLAGAVDHLLAERPRYAVAARRSVLGRTWPAICDQLLEHYAAVAPAVAHPAPHRHAG